One Solibacillus isronensis DNA segment encodes these proteins:
- a CDS encoding YfhJ family protein, with product MEELYQRLTEQLLAKNPKLPAGRARTWVELLCSDFESTSAKAGADYRGAEYTSKLVSQLIESYGDKLHLFAAQNPKYAQLLNDSDDTLN from the coding sequence ATGGAAGAATTATATCAAAGATTAACAGAACAATTATTAGCGAAAAATCCTAAATTACCGGCAGGTCGTGCACGTACATGGGTGGAATTATTATGCAGTGATTTCGAGTCGACTTCTGCCAAAGCCGGTGCGGATTACCGCGGCGCGGAATATACATCTAAATTAGTGAGCCAGTTGATTGAAAGCTATGGGGATAAGCTTCACTTATTTGCGGCACAAAACCCGAAATATGCGCAACTTTTAAATGACAGTGATGATACGTTGAATTAA
- a CDS encoding polysaccharide deacetylase family protein: MKKHILGISFVLVATFISFISVSVAKAEEFHWGFKPSRNGAPVEIGEPLESMLSKYGAIYKGNEEKKIVYLTFDNGYENGYTESILNTLREEKAPATFFLTGHYLTSATDLVKTMVKDGHIIGNHSYGHPNMARLSANEMKKEWKQFDDKLNELTGVKRTYYARPPEGIFNEEVLKVGNETGYRHMFWSIAFKDWLKDERRGAKYAYDALMNQLHPGAIILMHTVAQDNAEALPQFIKDAKAQGYTFGSLDDLVLEYEKISPY; the protein is encoded by the coding sequence TTGAAAAAACATATTTTAGGGATTAGCTTCGTGTTAGTCGCCACATTTATTTCCTTTATATCTGTATCTGTTGCAAAAGCCGAGGAATTTCATTGGGGCTTCAAGCCAAGCCGGAATGGCGCACCTGTAGAAATAGGAGAACCGCTTGAGTCTATGTTAAGTAAATACGGGGCCATTTATAAGGGCAATGAAGAAAAGAAAATTGTTTACTTAACATTCGATAACGGCTACGAAAACGGCTATACCGAAAGTATTTTAAATACTTTACGGGAAGAAAAAGCTCCAGCCACTTTCTTCTTGACCGGCCATTATTTAACGAGCGCGACCGATTTAGTAAAAACGATGGTTAAAGATGGCCATATTATCGGAAATCACTCATATGGACATCCAAATATGGCACGTTTGTCCGCAAATGAAATGAAGAAAGAATGGAAGCAGTTTGATGACAAATTAAACGAACTGACTGGCGTCAAACGGACTTATTATGCCCGACCGCCGGAAGGTATCTTTAATGAAGAAGTTCTGAAAGTCGGCAATGAAACGGGTTATCGCCATATGTTCTGGTCAATCGCTTTTAAAGACTGGCTGAAAGATGAACGACGCGGCGCAAAATATGCTTATGATGCATTGATGAACCAGCTTCATCCAGGTGCCATTATTTTAATGCATACAGTAGCGCAAGATAATGCTGAAGCGTTACCGCAATTTATTAAGGATGCTAAAGCACAAGGCTACACATTTGGCTCATTGGATGATCTGGTGCTTGAATACGAAAAAATTTCCCCGTATTAG
- a CDS encoding ABC transporter ATP-binding protein translates to MSRKAVLEVRELETTFFSDSGKVAAVDRISFSIHEGEILAIVGESGCGKSVTSLSIMGLVPSPPGKITNGEILLKGQDISKLSDKQMRKIRGNEIAMIFQEPMTSLNPLFTIGNQLIEAIRIHHPKWSKKEASARAVEIMKLVGLPRAEQLLKDYPHQLSGGMRQRVMIAMALVCNPKVLIADEPTTALDVTIQAQILKLMRDLNERLNTAVLLITHDLGVVAETCERVIVMYAGQIVEEAPVNEIFRNPQHPYTKGLIQSVPDMRYKKDTLYSIPGNVPKPGSILEGCRFAARCEYAFDRCLTNNPPLYESSGTHKARCFLLDMEEGGVTHVESAAES, encoded by the coding sequence ATGAGTCGAAAAGCTGTGCTTGAAGTGAGAGAGTTAGAAACGACATTTTTTTCAGACAGTGGAAAGGTTGCAGCTGTCGATCGAATAAGCTTTTCAATTCATGAAGGGGAAATTCTCGCCATCGTAGGGGAGTCCGGCTGTGGTAAAAGTGTTACTTCCCTCTCTATTATGGGCCTCGTACCGAGTCCTCCCGGAAAAATTACAAATGGAGAAATTTTATTGAAAGGGCAAGATATTTCAAAGCTTTCAGATAAGCAAATGCGCAAAATTCGAGGCAATGAAATCGCAATGATATTTCAGGAGCCGATGACTTCGCTGAATCCGTTGTTTACGATCGGAAATCAATTAATCGAAGCGATTCGAATCCATCATCCGAAATGGTCGAAAAAAGAAGCGAGTGCCCGGGCGGTGGAAATCATGAAGCTGGTAGGTTTGCCGCGCGCGGAACAGTTGCTGAAAGACTATCCACACCAGCTGTCGGGCGGAATGCGGCAACGTGTAATGATAGCGATGGCTCTTGTATGCAATCCGAAAGTGCTTATTGCCGATGAACCGACAACAGCCCTCGATGTAACAATCCAAGCCCAAATTTTAAAGTTAATGCGGGATTTAAATGAACGGCTGAATACTGCTGTTTTACTCATCACACATGATTTAGGTGTTGTTGCAGAAACTTGTGAGCGCGTCATTGTTATGTATGCGGGGCAAATCGTAGAAGAGGCACCAGTTAATGAAATATTTAGAAACCCGCAGCATCCTTATACGAAAGGGCTTATCCAGTCAGTTCCGGATATGCGTTATAAAAAGGATACGCTTTATTCGATTCCTGGAAATGTCCCGAAACCAGGTTCCATTTTGGAAGGCTGCCGTTTTGCAGCACGTTGTGAATATGCATTCGATCGTTGTTTAACAAATAATCCTCCGCTATATGAATCGTCCGGTACACATAAAGCAAGATGCTTCTTATTGGATATGGAAGAAGGGGGAGTTACACATGTCGAAAGTGCTGCTGAAAGTTGA
- a CDS encoding ABC transporter ATP-binding protein — translation MRFVKPYKMLLFLTIVIGILKFAIPLFLPWLLQIIIDDILLKDGMSTEEKTSQLFTWIGIALVLFFVIRPPIEYYRQYFAQNLSNNILFDIRKELYGHLQKLSLKYYANTRAGEVISRVINDVEQTKNFVMTGLMNLWLDLATILIVIGVMFAMDVKLTLVSLIALPFYAFSVKYFFGRLRSLTKERSQALAGVQSYLHERVAGMSIIKSFTLEKHEQKIFDETNGEFLNKALDHSRWNAKSFAVVNTITDMAPLIVIGFAGYQFLQGDLSIGVLVAFYAYIERLYGPLRRLVSSSTTLTQSIASMDRMFELMDEKYEVQDKPNAMVLPAAKGKLQFDHVTFKYDKDGNTILNEVDFTIEPGQTVAFVGMSGGGKSTIVSLIPRFYDVTEGAVKIDDQNVKDVTIESLRSQIGIVLQDNILFSDSVKQNILMGNPHATDEEIVAAAKAANAHDFIMGLPEGYDTKVGERGVKLSGGQKQRVAIARVFLKNPPILVLDEATSALDLESEALIQDSLDRLAHERTTIIIAHRLSTITHADNIIVIEHGEVIESGNHQRLMEQQGAYYNLFQVQKLD, via the coding sequence ATGCGGTTCGTCAAGCCGTATAAAATGCTTTTATTTTTAACGATCGTAATCGGCATACTTAAATTTGCGATTCCGTTATTTTTACCATGGCTCCTGCAAATAATTATCGATGATATATTACTAAAGGATGGTATGTCTACAGAAGAAAAAACAAGCCAATTATTTACATGGATCGGTATTGCACTCGTATTGTTTTTTGTTATTCGACCACCAATCGAATATTACCGCCAATACTTTGCGCAAAACTTGAGTAACAATATTCTATTTGATATTCGTAAGGAATTGTATGGCCACTTACAAAAGTTAAGCTTAAAGTATTATGCGAATACGCGGGCCGGAGAAGTAATTTCGCGAGTCATCAATGATGTTGAGCAGACGAAAAACTTTGTTATGACCGGATTAATGAACTTATGGCTCGATTTGGCCACTATTTTAATCGTAATCGGTGTTATGTTTGCAATGGATGTAAAGTTGACGCTTGTGTCGCTTATAGCACTACCTTTTTACGCATTTAGTGTAAAGTATTTCTTCGGGAGACTTCGTAGCTTAACGAAGGAACGCTCACAGGCTTTGGCAGGCGTTCAAAGTTATTTACATGAGCGTGTTGCCGGTATGAGCATTATTAAAAGTTTTACATTGGAAAAGCATGAACAGAAGATTTTCGATGAAACGAATGGGGAGTTTCTTAATAAAGCGCTGGACCATTCACGCTGGAATGCAAAATCTTTTGCTGTCGTTAATACCATTACGGATATGGCACCGCTGATCGTGATTGGCTTTGCAGGTTATCAGTTTTTACAAGGTGACTTATCCATCGGTGTACTAGTCGCATTTTATGCTTATATTGAACGCTTGTATGGTCCGCTTCGTCGTTTGGTGAGTTCATCGACAACATTGACTCAGTCAATTGCCTCAATGGACCGAATGTTTGAACTGATGGATGAGAAATATGAAGTTCAAGACAAGCCTAACGCAATGGTGTTACCCGCAGCAAAAGGGAAGCTTCAATTTGATCATGTTACATTCAAGTATGATAAAGATGGAAACACGATTTTAAATGAAGTTGATTTCACGATTGAACCTGGACAAACTGTTGCCTTTGTAGGTATGAGCGGCGGGGGGAAATCAACAATCGTCAGTTTGATTCCGCGCTTCTATGATGTGACGGAGGGAGCGGTAAAAATTGATGATCAAAACGTTAAAGATGTTACGATTGAATCATTACGCTCGCAAATCGGGATAGTATTACAGGATAATATTTTGTTTAGTGATTCAGTGAAGCAGAATATTTTAATGGGAAATCCGCATGCGACAGATGAGGAAATAGTTGCTGCTGCCAAAGCGGCGAATGCCCATGACTTTATTATGGGATTACCAGAAGGTTATGACACGAAAGTAGGAGAACGTGGTGTCAAACTTTCAGGCGGGCAGAAGCAGCGTGTAGCAATTGCACGAGTATTTCTAAAAAATCCGCCAATTCTAGTATTGGATGAGGCGACTTCTGCACTCGATCTGGAAAGTGAAGCACTAATTCAAGACTCGCTTGACCGTTTAGCACATGAGCGGACGACGATCATTATTGCTCACCGCCTGTCTACAATTACCCACGCTGACAACATTATCGTTATTGAACACGGAGAAGTTATAGAATCCGGCAATCATCAACGACTAATGGAGCAACAAGGAGCATATTATAACTTATTCCAAGTACAAAAATTAGATTAA
- the mutY gene encoding A/G-specific adenine glycosylase, with translation MNYPYTKQFRQALVQWFLEEQRDLPWRRTKEPYQIWVSEVMLQQTRVDTVIPYYNRFIEKYPTAESLAYSPEEELLKMWEGLGYYSRVRNLQAGVREVVEVYGGKVPDNRVDISKLKGVGPYTAGAILSIAYGKPEHAVDGNVMRVLSRVLNIDADIALPKTKKIFEQAVTELIDPENTSAFNQGLMELGALICTPTSPKCLLCPVRDYCTAFHEGDPSSLPVKSKKLKTKNIEYDVYIIRDKEGRFLMEKRPEDGLLANMWQFIMIERQSDENSLTKVEKQYNVTLEHNFKEPILSFKHVFSHLKWHIDSYLVDVAEVNGKQENMAFFTKEQIAKLPMPVPMLKIWEKINA, from the coding sequence GTGAACTATCCATATACAAAACAATTTCGCCAGGCTTTAGTACAATGGTTTTTGGAAGAACAACGAGATTTGCCTTGGCGTCGGACGAAAGAACCGTATCAAATATGGGTGTCTGAAGTAATGCTGCAGCAAACAAGAGTTGATACAGTCATCCCATACTACAACCGTTTTATAGAAAAATACCCTACAGCGGAAAGTTTAGCCTATTCCCCGGAAGAAGAGTTGCTTAAAATGTGGGAAGGTTTAGGTTATTATTCCCGTGTCCGTAATTTACAAGCAGGTGTACGGGAAGTAGTCGAAGTGTACGGTGGAAAAGTACCGGATAACCGCGTTGACATTTCAAAGCTGAAAGGTGTTGGACCATATACAGCAGGAGCAATATTAAGTATTGCTTACGGAAAGCCGGAGCATGCTGTAGATGGAAATGTTATGCGTGTACTAAGTCGTGTATTAAATATAGATGCTGATATCGCTTTGCCGAAAACAAAGAAAATTTTTGAACAAGCGGTAACGGAGCTAATTGATCCAGAAAATACCTCTGCGTTCAATCAAGGACTGATGGAGCTTGGAGCATTAATTTGTACACCGACTTCACCGAAATGCTTATTATGTCCAGTGCGTGATTATTGCACAGCATTCCATGAAGGAGACCCATCCAGCTTACCGGTTAAATCCAAAAAGCTGAAAACAAAAAATATTGAATATGATGTTTATATTATTCGTGATAAAGAAGGTCGTTTTTTAATGGAGAAGCGTCCTGAAGATGGTCTGCTCGCAAATATGTGGCAGTTTATTATGATTGAACGCCAGTCAGATGAAAATAGTTTAACCAAAGTGGAAAAACAATATAACGTAACTTTGGAGCACAATTTTAAAGAACCGATTTTAAGTTTCAAACATGTGTTTTCACATTTGAAATGGCATATTGACAGCTATTTAGTCGATGTAGCTGAAGTGAATGGCAAACAGGAAAATATGGCTTTCTTTACAAAAGAGCAAATTGCTAAATTACCGATGCCTGTGCCGATGTTAAAAATCTGGGAAAAAATAAATGCATAA
- a CDS encoding YfhH family protein, protein MNELTYSSMTEQELRQEIANLRERARKAEQLGIVNEYAVYERKALMAEAFLVDLSTIIPGEIYRLNGSPGEFFQVDYLKGRFAWGHRLGSERFEEALPVSILRPMKEGK, encoded by the coding sequence ATGAATGAATTAACATATAGTTCAATGACTGAACAGGAATTGCGTCAGGAAATTGCAAACTTACGTGAACGTGCAAGAAAAGCAGAGCAATTGGGGATTGTGAATGAGTATGCGGTCTATGAGCGTAAAGCATTGATGGCGGAAGCGTTTTTAGTTGATCTTTCAACAATTATTCCGGGTGAAATCTATCGTTTGAACGGATCGCCAGGTGAATTTTTCCAAGTAGATTATTTAAAAGGTCGCTTTGCATGGGGACACCGATTAGGGTCGGAACGATTTGAAGAAGCATTACCAGTTTCTATATTACGTCCAATGAAAGAAGGGAAGTAG
- a CDS encoding TIGR01777 family oxidoreductase produces the protein MKVAIAGGTGMVGRRLSKLLLEHGHEVIILTRGEQQNENNLYYVQWLNDDSTPKRYVENTDAFVNLAGVSLNEGRWTDKQKQKILSSRLESTDEIIRIIQNVKHKPRVFINASAVGIYPVSETAVYTEQATEKASDFLGSVVAQWENKAMQAQQLGIRTCLTRFGVILEKGEGALPMMILPYKLGVGGTIGSGRQWLSWIHVEDVARAILYAIENDTLSGPINFTTPNVKRMKQFGHSISKAMKRPHWFPVPSIALKIALGEKSMLVLEGQHVLPEKLLNANFEFKFVSVEDAIRDLYE, from the coding sequence ATAAAAGTTGCAATTGCAGGCGGTACAGGAATGGTTGGCAGGAGATTGAGTAAGCTATTACTTGAACATGGTCACGAAGTCATAATTTTGACGCGTGGAGAGCAACAAAATGAAAATAACCTCTACTATGTGCAATGGTTAAACGACGACTCGACACCGAAGCGTTATGTTGAAAATACGGATGCATTTGTAAATTTAGCTGGTGTCTCGCTAAATGAGGGACGATGGACAGATAAGCAAAAACAAAAAATCCTATCAAGCCGTTTGGAATCTACCGATGAAATCATCCGAATTATACAAAACGTGAAGCACAAACCGAGAGTATTCATTAATGCGAGTGCTGTTGGTATTTATCCTGTTTCCGAAACTGCTGTTTATACGGAACAGGCTACCGAAAAAGCAAGTGATTTTTTAGGGAGCGTTGTGGCACAGTGGGAAAATAAAGCAATGCAGGCTCAACAATTAGGCATCCGCACTTGTTTAACCCGTTTTGGCGTAATTTTGGAAAAAGGCGAAGGTGCACTGCCGATGATGATATTACCTTATAAGCTTGGTGTTGGCGGAACAATCGGCTCGGGCAGGCAGTGGCTTAGCTGGATTCATGTAGAAGATGTAGCACGTGCTATACTTTATGCAATTGAAAACGATACATTATCAGGACCGATTAATTTTACAACACCAAATGTAAAACGTATGAAGCAATTTGGGCACTCAATTAGTAAAGCAATGAAGCGTCCACATTGGTTCCCGGTTCCAAGCATTGCTTTAAAGATCGCTCTTGGCGAGAAGAGTATGCTCGTACTGGAAGGTCAGCATGTATTACCCGAAAAATTGTTAAACGCAAATTTTGAATTTAAGTTTGTTTCTGTAGAAGATGCAATTCGGGATCTCTATGAATAA
- the ntdP gene encoding nucleoside tri-diphosphate phosphatase, with the protein MALPVEGEKIQIHSYKHNGNIHRVWQETMVLKATKNIIIGANEKTLVTESDGRTWLTREPSICYFHAEHWFNIICMLRDDGVYYYCNISSPFVFDNNCLKYIDYDLDVKVFPDMSHALLDEDEYEQHRLEMNYPEVIDKILQRNVKTLVSWIEQRRGPFAPDFIESWTNRYILLSEIQANKE; encoded by the coding sequence ATGGCATTACCGGTTGAAGGAGAAAAAATCCAAATACATAGTTATAAGCACAATGGTAATATCCACCGTGTCTGGCAAGAAACGATGGTATTAAAAGCAACAAAAAATATTATTATCGGTGCAAATGAAAAAACACTTGTTACTGAATCAGACGGTCGCACCTGGCTGACACGTGAGCCCTCGATTTGTTACTTTCATGCAGAGCATTGGTTCAATATTATTTGTATGTTGCGGGATGACGGGGTGTATTACTATTGCAACATCAGTTCACCGTTTGTGTTTGATAACAACTGCTTAAAATATATTGACTATGATTTGGACGTAAAAGTGTTTCCTGATATGAGTCATGCATTATTGGATGAAGATGAATATGAGCAGCACAGGTTGGAAATGAACTACCCCGAAGTCATAGATAAAATTTTACAGCGGAATGTAAAAACATTGGTAAGCTGGATTGAACAACGTCGTGGACCATTCGCTCCGGACTTCATAGAGTCTTGGACAAATCGGTATATCTTATTGAGTGAAATTCAGGCAAATAAAGAGTAG
- the recX gene encoding recombination regulator RecX, with the protein MQVQIITKIGRQKNNQERYNIYLNEKYAFAVDEGTLIKFGLQKGKVLEQMEIDEIQYEDEIAKAFNKALNFLSFQMRSEHEVKSKLLKAGHGEAVVQEAIHKLTGLGFLNDESYSKALLETRKRTTKKGPAAIRQDLMQKGIDKNLQQKVLATFEHEEQLKLAMELAEKAVRSNTKKTPAQVKQKIQDVLLRKGYSYEIVKEILGQITLERDEDEWSELIEAQGDKIWRKYAAKLTGSDLRQKVKQALYQKGFPIEKINEYIEQKEQQQNE; encoded by the coding sequence GTGCAAGTTCAGATCATTACAAAAATTGGTCGTCAAAAAAACAATCAAGAGCGCTACAATATATACTTGAACGAAAAATATGCTTTTGCCGTTGATGAAGGCACACTTATTAAGTTCGGTCTGCAAAAAGGCAAAGTACTTGAGCAGATGGAAATAGATGAAATACAATATGAAGATGAAATTGCAAAAGCGTTTAACAAAGCGCTAAACTTTTTAAGTTTCCAAATGCGTAGTGAACATGAAGTGAAATCCAAACTCCTGAAAGCAGGACATGGGGAGGCAGTTGTACAGGAAGCTATTCATAAATTAACGGGCTTAGGCTTTTTAAATGATGAAAGTTATTCCAAAGCACTGCTTGAAACGAGAAAGCGTACGACAAAAAAAGGGCCGGCTGCTATTCGCCAAGACCTGATGCAAAAAGGGATTGATAAAAATTTGCAGCAAAAAGTATTGGCGACATTTGAACATGAGGAACAGTTAAAGCTTGCAATGGAATTAGCGGAAAAAGCCGTGCGGTCCAATACAAAAAAAACTCCGGCACAAGTGAAGCAGAAAATTCAGGATGTGCTGTTGCGTAAAGGTTATTCCTATGAGATTGTTAAAGAAATACTCGGCCAGATTACATTGGAACGGGACGAAGATGAATGGTCCGAGTTAATAGAAGCTCAAGGTGATAAAATTTGGCGTAAATATGCAGCCAAATTAACAGGATCTGATCTTCGGCAAAAAGTTAAACAGGCACTTTATCAAAAGGGCTTTCCAATAGAGAAAATTAATGAATATATTGAACAGAAGGAGCAACAACAAAATGAATGA
- a CDS encoding metal-dependent hydrolase: MDSGTHFVMGIAIGGLALVDPTVASHSMTFTAVMAGTIIGQQAPDIDTVLKLRNNAVYIRHHRGITHSIPAVLLWPLLITGVLALILPDVHLFNVWLWTQIAVFLHVFVDIFNAYGTQALRPFSKKWVALGVINTFDPIIFTMHCIGILLWLLGTEPVLTFTVMYIIIFFYYILRFALQKAVKTAVHHELQDEEFVIVAPTMRFFHWKVAAKSKTHFYVGRAYRRSVNIYDKFEIEPIPKTELVEKAMKDPNLDAFLSFSPLYRWEISELESGVTELRLIDLRYRSNDRYPFVAVAHLDDELNIVNSYTGWIFTEEKLQKRLQIGAGND, from the coding sequence TTGGATTCAGGCACACATTTCGTCATGGGGATTGCTATCGGAGGCCTAGCACTTGTAGACCCGACTGTCGCAAGTCATTCCATGACCTTTACGGCTGTAATGGCTGGAACGATTATCGGACAACAGGCACCGGATATTGATACGGTTTTAAAACTTCGTAATAATGCGGTTTATATACGACATCACCGAGGGATTACACATTCAATACCTGCCGTTTTACTATGGCCTCTATTAATAACAGGTGTACTCGCTCTTATTTTACCTGATGTCCATCTATTCAATGTTTGGCTATGGACACAGATCGCCGTATTCTTACATGTGTTTGTAGATATTTTCAATGCATACGGCACACAGGCATTGCGCCCGTTTTCAAAAAAGTGGGTTGCACTCGGTGTTATTAATACATTTGATCCAATTATATTCACCATGCACTGTATCGGTATTTTACTTTGGTTATTAGGGACAGAACCTGTCCTCACATTTACGGTCATGTACATTATTATTTTCTTCTATTATATTTTACGTTTTGCTCTTCAAAAGGCGGTTAAAACTGCTGTTCATCATGAACTGCAGGACGAAGAATTTGTAATTGTTGCTCCGACAATGCGTTTTTTCCATTGGAAAGTTGCCGCAAAATCTAAAACGCACTTTTATGTTGGTCGTGCCTATCGCCGATCCGTCAATATTTACGATAAGTTCGAAATTGAGCCTATCCCAAAAACGGAGCTCGTTGAAAAAGCGATGAAAGATCCAAACTTAGATGCTTTTTTATCATTTTCACCACTTTACCGGTGGGAAATTTCAGAGCTTGAAAGCGGCGTAACAGAACTGCGTTTAATCGATTTACGATACCGCAGTAACGATCGCTATCCTTTCGTTGCAGTCGCCCATTTAGATGACGAGCTTAACATTGTCAATTCTTATACCGGCTGGATTTTCACAGAAGAAAAATTGCAGAAACGACTGCAAATAGGAGCCGGCAATGACTGA
- the rlmD gene encoding 23S rRNA (uracil(1939)-C(5))-methyltransferase RlmD, which translates to MEVGQKFPLTIKRLGINGEGVGFYKRNVVFVKGAIPGEEVTVKLTKVSPKFAEAEILAIRKASEFRQEAPCPVYSECGGCQLQHMTYDAQLMNKRDIVVQAFEKYAKEIGQTAEIRPTIGMDNPWHYRNKSQFQVRKEGKRVYAGLFAEGTNQLLNINDCLVQHPVTSKITVAARKILQKLNIPIYDGKTLNGLVRTIVVRTGMRSGETQVCLVTTRRELPHKEELIERIKKIDPSIVSITQNVNREKTSLIFGPDTYILDGKDAIHEKLGEFAFDLSTRAFFQLNPEQTVHLYNEIKKAAALTGKENVVDAYCGVGTIGMWLAEGAREVRGMDNVDEAIADAKYNARTNDNLQHVRFFPGSADKWLFRWSKEDYRPDVICVDPPRTGLEPGFIRTVLKIKPKRFVYTSCNPSTLARDLKELSKAYNVEYIQPVDMFPQTAQVECVVKLTLKK; encoded by the coding sequence ATGGAAGTCGGGCAAAAGTTCCCGTTAACGATAAAACGCCTTGGCATTAATGGTGAAGGTGTCGGTTTTTATAAACGCAATGTCGTATTCGTAAAAGGTGCGATTCCTGGAGAAGAAGTAACAGTAAAATTAACAAAAGTATCACCGAAATTTGCTGAAGCAGAAATTTTGGCAATACGTAAAGCAAGCGAATTCCGTCAAGAAGCACCTTGCCCTGTGTATTCTGAATGCGGTGGCTGTCAATTACAGCATATGACTTATGACGCGCAGTTAATGAATAAGCGTGATATCGTCGTACAAGCATTCGAAAAATACGCTAAAGAAATCGGACAAACAGCTGAAATCCGTCCAACGATCGGAATGGATAATCCGTGGCATTACCGCAACAAATCTCAGTTCCAAGTACGTAAAGAAGGCAAGCGTGTATATGCAGGTCTATTTGCTGAAGGAACAAATCAGCTTTTAAATATTAATGACTGTCTTGTACAGCACCCTGTAACTTCAAAAATTACAGTTGCTGCTCGTAAAATTTTACAAAAGCTAAATATCCCGATCTATGATGGGAAAACTTTAAACGGCTTAGTTCGTACAATTGTTGTTCGTACTGGTATGCGCTCTGGCGAAACACAAGTATGTCTTGTTACAACACGACGCGAACTTCCGCATAAAGAAGAATTGATTGAACGTATTAAAAAAATTGATCCTTCAATCGTTTCTATTACACAAAACGTCAACCGCGAGAAAACATCGTTAATATTTGGTCCAGACACTTATATTTTAGATGGTAAAGACGCGATTCATGAAAAATTGGGCGAATTTGCATTTGATTTATCAACTCGTGCATTTTTCCAGCTTAACCCTGAACAAACAGTACATTTATACAATGAAATTAAAAAAGCTGCGGCACTGACAGGAAAAGAAAATGTTGTCGATGCATACTGCGGTGTTGGTACTATCGGTATGTGGCTGGCAGAAGGTGCCCGTGAAGTGCGCGGTATGGATAATGTCGATGAAGCAATTGCTGATGCGAAGTACAATGCACGTACAAACGATAACCTGCAGCATGTACGTTTCTTCCCAGGCTCTGCAGATAAATGGTTGTTCCGCTGGTCAAAAGAAGATTACCGTCCGGATGTCATTTGTGTAGATCCGCCTCGTACAGGTTTAGAGCCAGGCTTTATTAGAACTGTTTTAAAAATCAAACCAAAGCGCTTCGTCTACACATCTTGTAACCCATCAACACTAGCGCGTGATTTAAAGGAATTATCAAAGGCTTACAACGTTGAATATATTCAACCAGTAGACATGTTCCCTCAAACAGCACAGGTTGAATGTGTTGTGAAACTGACTTTAAAAAAATAG